GATAGCACAGTTGGTATTATAAAAACAGCAAATAGAAATTTAAAATAGATATTATACATGAAGTTATATTATTTAGTTCAAAATATAAAAATGAAAAAGATTGTACTAGCTGTTATCTTGTTGACCTTGTCTTCTGTAGCCTACCTAAGAGCACAGAAATTTGAGAGTTTGGCAGAAACTCCACCAATGGGCTGGAACAGTTGGAATAAGTTTGCCTGCAATATAGATGAAAATATAATAAGAGGCATTGCTGATGCTATGGTAGAAAATGGTCTACGTGATGCTGGATATGTTTATTTGAATTTGGACGACTGTTGGCATGGGGAGCGGGATAGTCTTGGCTTTATTCAGCCTGATCCAATTAAATTTCCTTCAGGAGTGAAGGCACTGGCAGATTATGTGCATGCTAAAGGATTGAAATTGGGTATTTATTCTGATGCTGGAAGGAAAACCTGTGGTGGGCGCCCAGGAAGTTTCGGACATGAATATCAGGATGCTCTTCAATATGCTAAGTGGGGAATTGATTATTTGAAGTATGACTGGTGTGAAACAGAGGATATAAACCCGGTCGGTGCTTATAATCTTATGCGTGATGCTTTGTATGCAGCTGGCCGCCCAATTCTTTTTAGTATGTGTGAGTGGGGACATAGTAAACCATGGACTTGGGCGAAAAAAACAGGGCATATGTGGCGTACTACCGGAGATATTTTTAATTGCTTCGACTGTATTGATCAACATCCGGATTGGGCTGCGTATGGTGTCCTGCAAATTTTGGATATGCAAAATGGACTTCGACAATATGCTGGTCCCGGACATTGGAACGATCCTGATATGCTTGAAGTTGGTAATGGGCAAACGGTGAATGAAGATCGTGCACATTTCTCTATGTGGTGTATGCTTGCCGCCCCTTTAATTTTAGGAAATGATTTGCGCAATATGTCGCAGGAGACTAAGGATATTCTCATGAATAAAGAGGTGATCGCGGTCGATCAAGATAAGGAAGGAATTCAAGGCCTTCGATTTTTAGTTGAAAATGGCTTAGAATTTTGGCTTAAGCCGCTTGCTGATGATGACTGGGCGTTCTGCGTACTCAATCGCACAACTGAATCTAAAGAGTATCTTATTGATTGGCAAAATTTCAACTTGTATGATGATGTTGCTAAACGTTTTACTGATTTTGACTCGAAGGTATATGCTGTTCGTAACCTTTGGACAAAGCGGAATGAAGGAGACACCAAGAAATCAAAATCGATAATGATTCCTGGGCATGATGTTGTGATGTACCGTTTAATCTTTAATCAAAAGTAAAGAGATGCAGATGAGTTATATTAGAGCGATAGTTCTACCCTTTTGTTTGGGATTGTCCTTACTACAATCAGTTTCGGCACAAATTAAAGGAAATGAAATTCGGGTGATGGTATCACCTAACCATTCAGATTGGCAATACAATTTGAATGAGAGTTCGGTATTTACGATACAAGTCTTTAAAGCTCAGAACCTTTTAAAGGATGTAATGATTGATTATGAATTAGGGCCGGAGATGTATCCAACAGAAGTGAAAAAGCATCTTATGCTTAAAGAGGGCAAATTGGTTATAAAAGGGAAGATGAATACTCCAGGATTCTTGCGTTGCAAAGTAAAGGCTTATGTTGCTGGATATACTTATGAAGGATTGGCTACTACTGCTTATGAGCCTTTAAAGATTACGCCTTTTGCTACTGCTCCGAAAGATTTTGATGCTTTTTGGAACACTTCGTTGACTGAAGCTCGAAAGGTTCCACTTCAGCCCACAATGGTGTTATTGCCTGAACGTTGTACTGAAACAGTCAATGTATATCAAGTAAGTTTCCAGAATATGCGTTGGGGATCCCGTACTTATGGTATTCTTTGTATACCTAAAAAAGAAGGTAAATACCCGGCTTTGCTACATGTGCCGGGAGCAGGTATTCGTCCCTATTATGGTGATTTAACGACAGCTTCTAAAGGAGCTATAACTCTTGACATAGGTGTGCATGGCATTCCTGTTACCATGACACAAGATTACTACGATAAATTATTTAGTGGTGCTTTGTATTGCTATTGGGACATCAATAAGAACAATCGGGATGCATTCTATTATAAAAGAGTATTTATCGGGGCTGTTCGAGCAGTCGACTTCCTTTGCAGCTTGTCACAATATAATGGTAAAGCTTTAGGAGTTACCGGCTCTAGTCAGGGCGGTGCACTTACTATCATAACAGCGGCATTAGACAAGCGGATTACTTTCTTTGCAGCTGTGCATCCTGCTATGTGTGATTTGGTTGCTTCCTTGGAAAAAAGAGCGTGTGGCTGGCCTCATTATTTCTATCCAAAAGAGAATCCTGATAAAGCTGAAATTGAAGCAACGCGATATTATGATGTTGTTAATTTTACCTCTCTTCTGTCAGTTCCCGGTTGGCTTAGTTGGGGATATAACGATGAAGTTTGTGCTCCGACTTCTATGTATGCCGCTTATAATAGTATAACTTCTCCTAAAGAATTGCATCCGTATTTAGAAACGGGTCATTACTGGTATCAAGAGCAATGTAATGAGTGGAATAGGTGGCTGTGGAAGCAGATGGGAATTGAATAATTTATTGCTTTAGGAATTCTATCGCGATATTTGTAAAAAGGTGTTTGATTAAGAATAAATCTGATGTCAATGCTTATAAAGTATTGCTTAATGATAATATTGTATTTGTTTTATCCTGAATACAAATCTATTTTTGTAAACCTTTAAGAACGTAATCTTTAAAATCTAATTATATATGAAAATGAAGAACATTATGTTGTTTCTAACGGCACTCTTGATGAGTTGTCATGTGATGGCCCAACAAACCTATGTTACCGGTACAATTACCGATGCAAATGATGGTTCTCCGATGATTGGTGCCAATGTATTGGTGAAAGGTACTACTACGGGTACTATTTCTGATATTAATGGTAATTTTACTCTGAATATTCCAACAGGGAAATCAACGTTGAAAATTTCTTGTATTGGATATAGAACACAGGTAATAAGGCTGAAATCAGGGCAGAAAGTCGTGAAGATAATCATGAAAGAGGATTCAGAATTGATCGATGAAATTGTGGTTGTGGGTTATGGAACCATGAAGAAGAGCGATTTATCTGGAGCTTCAGCCTCCATGAGTGAAGATCAAATAAAAGGTTCGGTTATAACTAACCTTGATCAATCTTTTCAGGGGCGTGTAGCAGGGGTTACTGCTGTTTCAACTTCTGGTGCCCCGGGTGCTTCATCTTCTATTCGTGTTCGTGGGCAAGCTACTATCAATGCTGATGCGGAACCTTTATACGTTATTGATGGTGTAATTGTTCAGGGTGGAGGACGAAGAGGCGCTGATTTTGGCTTAGGAGACGCATTAGGGAATGGCTCTGTATCTACTATTTCTCCATTATCAACTATTAATCCTTCGGATATTGTATCTATGGAAATTTTAAAGGATGCATCGGCTACTGCTATTTATGGGGCACAAGGCTCTAATGGAGTCGTTCTTATTACGACTAAGCGAGGTAAAGTAGGAGAAGCAAAATTCACTTATGATGGAATGATGGCTGTACAACGCCAAACAAAACGATTGGACATGATGAATCTTCGTGAGTATGCCGAATTTTACGATGATTTGGTTTCTACAGGGCAGTTAGATAGTAATGATTATTATGCTGATCCTTCTTTGCTTGGAGTAGGGACTAACTGGCAAGATGCTATTTTCCGTACGGCTTTACAACACCAGCATCAAGTTTCCGCGGAAGGTGGTACGGACAAAATTAAGTATTATGTTTCTGCCTCTTACATGGATCAAGATGGGACTTTAATTGGTTCGAACTTTAATCGTTATTCTTTTCGGGTTAATTTAGATAGCCAACTAAAAAAATGGTTGAAAATAGGAGTGAGTGCAACTTATTCAGCTACAGCCGAAGATTTGAAATTGGCTGATAGTGATCAAGGTATTGTTAATTATTCTTTGCAAACTATTCCTGATATTCCTATCTACGATATAGATGGAAATTATGCAACGATAGTTCGTGAAGGTTATACTAATCCAAACCCTATTGCTTTAGCATTGATGGATGATATATTATTAGATCGCCAAAAATTAACCGGAAATATATTCTTTGATGTTACTCCATTTAAGAAATTAGTATGGCATGCTGAATTGGGTTATGATATTAGTTCATCAAAAGGTGAACGTTATAAACCGATGATTGATTTAGGGACATGGAAACGTCAAAGTAATGAAAGCGGTATTCAGAAAAATAGTAACTCTTTTTGGCAACTGAAGAATTATATTACTTATACAGATAATATAGATAGCCACCATTTTACTGCAATGATAGGTCAGGAGTGTTGGGAGTCTCAATATGATAACACTAGTATCTTTAATACAAGTCTTCCTTCGGATGAGGTACATAACCCTGCTTTAGGTGCAGGAACACCAACTATCAATGCTGGCTTCGGGAGCTCTTCTATGGCTTCTTTTTTCACTCGTCTGACATATAATTATGCAGAACGCTATTCAGCTACATATACTTATCGATATGATGGCTCCTCTAATTTTGGTCCTGATAATCGTTGGGCCGGCTTTCACTCGTTTGCTGCTTCTTGGCGTTTCTCCAATGAAAATTTCTTTAAACCTTTTGAAACGGTTTTGAGCAATGGAAAATTGCGTTTAGGTTGGGGACAAACCGGAAATTCTAATATTGGAGGATACAGATGGGGAACTACTATTTCGAGAATGCCTTCCGGTTTAGGAATGGGATATCGCCCTGCTAATATACCAAACACAAGCATTAAGTGGGAGTCTCAAGAGCAATGGAATATTGGTATTGATTTATCTTTTTTTCATGAACGGATTAATTTAACGGCTGATTGGTATACTAAGAAATCCACTGACATGTTAATGCCTTTGCAATTACCTTCTTATATGGGCACATCAGGTAATGGTTCTTCTGCATTGGCTGCTCCTTATGGAAATTATGGAAGTATTGAAAATAGAGGTTTGGAATTTTCCTTAAATACACGCCCTGTTATAGGTCAATTTCAATGGGATTCTGATTTTCAAATTTCATTTAATAGAAATAAATTGAAAGGACTTTCCGGAACGTCTAATGCACAGATTGTTGGTTACGGACAATGGTCTGATGTAGTTAGTGTTTCTAGCGTGGGTGAATCTTTGTATAATTTTTATGGATACGTATGTGATGGCGTTTATAAAGATTTAGAAGATTTACAGACATCTGCGAAACCTGAAAAATATCCTGCGGATGGAATTTTTAACCGGGCAAATACAGTTTGGGTAGGAGACTTGAAATACAAAGATATTAGTGGACCTGATGGAAAACCTGATGGTGTAATTAACGAGTACGATAAGACCAATATCGGTTCTCCGATGCCTGATTTCACCTTTGGTTGGACGAATACATTCCGTTACAAGAGTTTTGATTTATCGGTGTTTATTAATGGGTCTTATGGGAATAAAGTTTTTAATTACTTAAGCATGAAGCTAACGCATATGAATTCTGCATGGGTTAATCAATTGAATACCGTTGCAGATCGCGCGCAATTGGTTCCTATAGATCCCGACAAGGTATATCCTAATGGTGGGAAATGGTATGACGACGTTACAAATGTAAAAGTGAATAATCCCACAACTTCTACTCCTCGAGCTTCTATCCAAGATCCTAACGATAATGATCGTATTAGTGATCGTTACATAGAAGATGGTTCATATATTCGTTTCAAAAATATTACTTTGGGTTATACATTTCCCCAAAGTATGATTAAGAAAGTAGGTTTGGCAAACTTGCGTGTATATGCTAATATACAGAACCTATTGACTATTAGTAAGTATGATGGTTATGATCCTGAGATTGGTGCTAGTACTGCTAGTTCTAATGTCTATGGCTTAGATAATGGACGTTATCCGTCGCCTACGGTTTATTCATTCGGTTTGAATGTTTCTTTCTAATACCTAAAATTGAAGATATATGAAAATTAAAAATATTAAATATTTAGTATTTGCTGTAACATTGGGAATGATCAATTTCTCATGTGAGGATTTCTTGGATCGTCCGGCAGAAGATAATTATAATGAATCTAATTTTTATCAGAACGACGAGCAATGCATACAAGGGGTTAATTATCTCTATAACTCGCCATGGTATGATTTTCAACGTGGTTTTATCAAAGTAGGAGAAGTTCTATCAGGTAACTATTATATAGGTAGCAGCCCTTATTTAGACTTTAC
This is a stretch of genomic DNA from uncultured Bacteroides sp.. It encodes these proteins:
- a CDS encoding acetylxylan esterase; protein product: MSYIRAIVLPFCLGLSLLQSVSAQIKGNEIRVMVSPNHSDWQYNLNESSVFTIQVFKAQNLLKDVMIDYELGPEMYPTEVKKHLMLKEGKLVIKGKMNTPGFLRCKVKAYVAGYTYEGLATTAYEPLKITPFATAPKDFDAFWNTSLTEARKVPLQPTMVLLPERCTETVNVYQVSFQNMRWGSRTYGILCIPKKEGKYPALLHVPGAGIRPYYGDLTTASKGAITLDIGVHGIPVTMTQDYYDKLFSGALYCYWDINKNNRDAFYYKRVFIGAVRAVDFLCSLSQYNGKALGVTGSSQGGALTIITAALDKRITFFAAVHPAMCDLVASLEKRACGWPHYFYPKENPDKAEIEATRYYDVVNFTSLLSVPGWLSWGYNDEVCAPTSMYAAYNSITSPKELHPYLETGHYWYQEQCNEWNRWLWKQMGIE
- a CDS encoding glycoside hydrolase family 27 protein, producing MKKIVLAVILLTLSSVAYLRAQKFESLAETPPMGWNSWNKFACNIDENIIRGIADAMVENGLRDAGYVYLNLDDCWHGERDSLGFIQPDPIKFPSGVKALADYVHAKGLKLGIYSDAGRKTCGGRPGSFGHEYQDALQYAKWGIDYLKYDWCETEDINPVGAYNLMRDALYAAGRPILFSMCEWGHSKPWTWAKKTGHMWRTTGDIFNCFDCIDQHPDWAAYGVLQILDMQNGLRQYAGPGHWNDPDMLEVGNGQTVNEDRAHFSMWCMLAAPLILGNDLRNMSQETKDILMNKEVIAVDQDKEGIQGLRFLVENGLEFWLKPLADDDWAFCVLNRTTESKEYLIDWQNFNLYDDVAKRFTDFDSKVYAVRNLWTKRNEGDTKKSKSIMIPGHDVVMYRLIFNQK
- a CDS encoding TonB-dependent receptor; translated protein: MLFLTALLMSCHVMAQQTYVTGTITDANDGSPMIGANVLVKGTTTGTISDINGNFTLNIPTGKSTLKISCIGYRTQVIRLKSGQKVVKIIMKEDSELIDEIVVVGYGTMKKSDLSGASASMSEDQIKGSVITNLDQSFQGRVAGVTAVSTSGAPGASSSIRVRGQATINADAEPLYVIDGVIVQGGGRRGADFGLGDALGNGSVSTISPLSTINPSDIVSMEILKDASATAIYGAQGSNGVVLITTKRGKVGEAKFTYDGMMAVQRQTKRLDMMNLREYAEFYDDLVSTGQLDSNDYYADPSLLGVGTNWQDAIFRTALQHQHQVSAEGGTDKIKYYVSASYMDQDGTLIGSNFNRYSFRVNLDSQLKKWLKIGVSATYSATAEDLKLADSDQGIVNYSLQTIPDIPIYDIDGNYATIVREGYTNPNPIALALMDDILLDRQKLTGNIFFDVTPFKKLVWHAELGYDISSSKGERYKPMIDLGTWKRQSNESGIQKNSNSFWQLKNYITYTDNIDSHHFTAMIGQECWESQYDNTSIFNTSLPSDEVHNPALGAGTPTINAGFGSSSMASFFTRLTYNYAERYSATYTYRYDGSSNFGPDNRWAGFHSFAASWRFSNENFFKPFETVLSNGKLRLGWGQTGNSNIGGYRWGTTISRMPSGLGMGYRPANIPNTSIKWESQEQWNIGIDLSFFHERINLTADWYTKKSTDMLMPLQLPSYMGTSGNGSSALAAPYGNYGSIENRGLEFSLNTRPVIGQFQWDSDFQISFNRNKLKGLSGTSNAQIVGYGQWSDVVSVSSVGESLYNFYGYVCDGVYKDLEDLQTSAKPEKYPADGIFNRANTVWVGDLKYKDISGPDGKPDGVINEYDKTNIGSPMPDFTFGWTNTFRYKSFDLSVFINGSYGNKVFNYLSMKLTHMNSAWVNQLNTVADRAQLVPIDPDKVYPNGGKWYDDVTNVKVNNPTTSTPRASIQDPNDNDRISDRYIEDGSYIRFKNITLGYTFPQSMIKKVGLANLRVYANIQNLLTISKYDGYDPEIGASTASSNVYGLDNGRYPSPTVYSFGLNVSF